A genomic window from Fusarium oxysporum Fo47 chromosome X, complete sequence includes:
- a CDS encoding putative hydrolase, with translation MIQLVHISLIFVLLGLVSGSTTSDFNKWRHGRVKVDGIGLHFRYAGSGPPLVLIHGNPQHSLTWRLLGPLLADNYTVITPDNRGMGDSLLALDNDYSAEAIARDVKGILDYLQINSTYVFAHDKGCGPAVALAAQNPGLVRGIGLGEYTLPGFGYEHIWSPTYEWNINSNWQLAMFTIPELATTFLTGREKELLTWYFFHASYAGANVIPEDVLNQYVTSIRKPGFLRAMLSPFAAYTVKADVAFFNKTLRGKPLDIPALVLGGEASIAPVGLLRTLWGPVLTNAVYDIIPKAGHWFADENPGWVAGKIKFFLEGLRQNVHVPAVDLKWMDNSINPSLGL, from the exons ATGATCCAACTCGTTCATATCTcgctcatcttcgtcttgCTCGGACTTGTTTCCGGAAGTACAACATCAGACTTTAATAAATGGCGGCACGGAAGGGTCAAAGTCGACGGTATCGGCCTCCATTTTCGATATGCTGGAAGTGGTCCGCCTCTCGTCCTAATCCACGGCAATCCGCAGCATAGC TTGACGTGGCGCTTGCTGGGGCCGCTCCTCGCAGATAATTACACAGTCATCACCCCAGACAATCGCGGTATGGGCGACAGTCTGCTGGCCCTTGATAACGACTACTCAGCCGAAGCTATCGCGCGGGACGTAAAAGGCATACTCGACTACCTccaaatcaactctacttATGTCTTTGCGCACGACAAGGGCTGTGGTCCCGCGGTCGCGCTCGCCGCTCAAAATCCCGGCCTCGTTAGGGGGATAGGACTTGGAGAATATACCCTGCCTGGATTTGGTTACGAGCATATTTGGTCACCAACTTATGAGTGGAACATCAATTCGAACTGGCAACTAGCGATGTTTACCATTCCCGAGCTAGCAACTACATTCCTTACCGGCCGTGAAAAGGAACTGCTCACATGGTATTTCTTCCATGCCTCATATGCGGGGGCAAACGTGATTCCCGAAGATGTTCTCAACCAATATGTCACGAGCATCAGAAAACCTGGTTTCTTGAGAGCGATGCTTAGTCCCTTCGCAGCCTATACAGTCAAGGCAGACGTAGCGTTCTTCAACAAAACTCTACGAGGAAAACCTCTTGATATTCCAGCACTTGTGTTGGGTGGCGAGGCCAGCATTGCACCCGTCGGACTTTTACGAACGCTATGGGGACCAGTTTTGACAAATGCTGTTTATGATATCATTCCAAAAGCGGGGCATTGGTTTGCCGATGAGAATCCTGGATGGGTGGCTGGCAAGATTAAATTTTTTTTGGAAGGGCTCAGACAGAACGTGCATGTTCCAGCCGTGGACTTGAAGTGGATGGATAACTCCATAAACCCTAGCTTAGGCTTGTAA